The genome window GGTCGTATCCGCCGTATTGATCCGGCCGTAAACAGTCAGAGTTTCAGAGTCAACGGGATCGACCCTGTCTATAAAGACTTCCAGATCCTGCACAATTGTTGAGAAAGAGAAACGAAACTCACTCTTATCATCGGGTACATCTATAATCTGATTTAGATTGAGACGAACTGTATAGAATTGGCTGCTCTTCAAGGTTTCTTCAGGTTGAAACAGGAGAGTCCTGTCTTCAGATAAGGTTGTAAGCCCTTTCACTGCCGGCTCGAACTGGAAGAGATCCTGTAGTTGATTCTCAGATAGATCGACCACAGGGGGTGTTGCCAGAATCACTTGAACCGAGCTTTCACGGCTGAGGATTCCTGCAGAATATGAAGAGATGAGTCCTGTAAAGTCGGCTGGATTGGAGAATGTGATTTCCTCACCGGGAAGATCTGCAACTTTTGAAAGATTCTTATTTTCGCTACAGGAGAAAAGTGTGAGGGCTGTGAGCAGGATTAATAGTTCTTTTTTCATTCGTTTTTCCTCGGGAAGGATCTCTTGCTTCGAATTTCCGGAGTTATGACTCCTTGTTTTTCCCTATTTTGACTTTCATGGCTTTTCCATGAATAAGCGACTTGTTTAATTTCTTGATGGCTAGAAGAGCCTCATCTTCATTGGGCATCTCGACAAATCCAAAGCCCTTTGATTTTCCTGTTACCTTATCCATGATAATCGTCGTGGATGTGACTGTTCCAAAGGGCGTAAAGAGCCCTGTAAGTTCAGCTTCATTCGCCTGTCTAGAAAGATCTGTTATCTGTATATTCATATCAACCAATCTAACAGATTTTACTG of Oceanispirochaeta crateris contains these proteins:
- a CDS encoding RNA recognition motif domain-containing protein yields the protein MNIQITDLSRQANEAELTGLFTPFGTVTSTTIIMDKVTGKSKGFGFVEMPNEDEALLAIKKLNKSLIHGKAMKVKIGKNKES